TATCGTAAgtaaatatcataataatacgattctgacgatatgataaccttggataaaaatatcagttttacggtataacggtattgtaattactgctctaaaatatattcttttttaaatgtctgtgtaaaaaaacaaGCTACATATTTAAAACCAATTTTGAACTGACGCCCAATGCAGGTTAATGTGTGTTGTCATACATTTTATAGTGCTGAGCAAAGACTAATCGCaattaatcacattcaaaatatgtgtgtatattttataaagtaaataattttttttacacatacctAAGGAACTGTATAGCAGAAAATATTGgaggttttaaaactttgacttttctaaaccgcggtataccttgaagacggttatcgtcccatgcctaatctaAATAAAgttgttgatttgtttttttaaatatatgcttgCGTGTGCGTATTTATATAGGCTATacgtaataaaatatacacagtTTACGCTTAAATTAACGTcgaaacaaacttttatttttggtcacgattaattgcaattaatgtTTGGTTTTGACTGGTTACACTTTTACCTTTACGCAATATCGTTTTATTTCTGTATCTTAGAAGTGTAATGCCCTTTGAAACTTACGTTTTGAGACGTACAAttctattattgatattattaagtTTATATGGTAGTAGAAAATCCAAGACTTTGCCAAAATTAGCTTACTTTCTCCAAGCATGTACTGCACACACTATGGGTTTCAGCACATATAACATGAGTACATCATAATGTCAGCTTGTACGCGGATAATGTGAGTTTGTGCGGTGTGTTCTAGTTAGTTTTTCTCAGCATATTATGATTTCGTGTCACGATATAAGCGGAAGAGAGCGAATCTGAAACCCATCCGACAGTTCAGGACGTGGCAGAAGCTCACCGCAGTCCGCCGCATATTCCTCCCATTCGGCCGGAGAGCTGCAGCCGTGCTTGTGGAGCTCACTGTTGAAGAAGGTCAGGGTGGAGAAATACTCGCTGGACAAAATAGCTCCGCATAAGTACAGCAGCGACAGAGCCGCCAGCACAACACCCCCGCCAGCAGGTGCCATGTTGTGAGTAATGTTATGAGCAGGTGAGGAGCGGTGTGTTCTGGGTAATGTAGTCACTTGAGAATAAACTGCAAGAGGCGGAGGAGCAGAATAGAACTACACTTCCCGTCAGGCGCGTCACAAGCCCCGCCTGTTCTGGAAGTTCAGGAAGCAGGAGGCGTGTTTTCGTGCTGTCATACGGAGAATGGCACCGGGAGTGTTTAAATGCGTCGAGTGTAACGAAGACGCGAACGAACTGCATCGAGACTACAGCAATGGCATACTTAAGATCACCATATGTGTGAGTGTTTGTCGTAAAGCTCACatttttaagttaaaataattgttttcggTGTTCTATTTTTAGGTTTGCGTGCTCACAATGTATATAGGCCTTTTGTATTACACAGAAGGAACTGCACACTGTTTTTACCACTACTATAACGTTACTtcgtatttattcatatatatgtcAACAAAATGTTATCTATTTAACATTTCCATTTTATTCGACTAGATATTTCACTATAATCTGTAAGATACAGTTTTTATAACATTAACTGTACATTGAGATGTTGGGAACTGAAGTGCTGTTTGTTGACAGAGATTTTAGAGAGTagaaaaggaaataaattaatgctCAAAGTATATATTTTCATGGACTGTTTGAAATATGTTATAGGCTAGGGGTTTGGGTTTTCAAAGTACATTGATAAAAAAGATAAATGGTTAAAATACGTATCCAAACATtactgatattaataaataagcatgTATTAGTGTAAAAGGAACAGAATTGCAAACAAAATTGGACTGAGGTACTGTAATATATAGATTGTAATcattctaaaataattaataaagaagCTTGAGTAAATacttaataatcaaataaattaaatgatatcatatttattttgttaaataaaatagataccatgaataaataaataaataaataaataaataaataaataaataaataaataaataatattttttaataataataatagtgttcattcattttctttcggcttagtccctttattcatttggGGTTgtcacagcgcaatgaaccgccaaacttatccagcatatgttttacacagtgaatgcccttccagctgcaaccctgtactgggaaacacccatacactgcattcaaactcattcactacggccaatttagttcaactcaattcgcctatagcgcatgtctttggactgtgggggaaactggagcacccggaggcaacccatgtgaacatggggagaacatgcaaactccacacagaaatgccaactgacccagcccaggctctaaccagcaaccttcttgctgtgaggcgacagagctaaccactgagccactgtgtcaccaaaataataataaaaatagttaaataaatgaattaattaataaacaaacaaattaaaaagtaaataaacaaatataatgaatattGAATGTAtacaaatgtaaagtaataaaaattaaatattttccaaaaaatattATGCTTATATTTTAGGCTTGTATAATATCAGTATTTGATATTGGGAATctatacagaaatatatatatacataggttCAGCTCATAATGATGATGATACAGCATCTGGGGGTCTGTAGCATACAAAAGATTCAACACCCCTGGTAAAGGCTAATGgctttcattaataaataaatgaataaataaataaataaataaaaaagcaaatgtgttatgtttaattttttttgtttgtttttaatgaaacaatGGAGCTTTTGCATGCCACAGACCCCCAGATGCTCTATGATCATCCTTATGCGAGGAACCCCTGCGTATTTATTTTGAACActcacaaattattttattttagcaaacaTAAATGTATAGTTAGCAAATTCAAACCAactcatgtttgttttttttcttctctctgcaGAGTTCCTGCAAGAAGCCAGTGGACAAATACATTGAATATGATCCAGTAATTATTCTGATAGATGCCACTCTGTGCAAAATCCAGGCGTTTAGGCATATCCTCTTCAACACTGAGATTAATGTGagtaaaactcttttttttttaaattcagtttcatATTAGCATTGAAACGTTGTTTACTGTTTGAAGAACACCGATTGTTCAATGTGATTACAGTACATAGTCATTGATGTAAAGTTTTATAtgtgcacattcgttcagtgacagcttgtgacatggTCCactctactttgaatattcggtctgaaatgacTTCAAAActacattagcactatttatgaCTACGCCACTATTATGAATGAAAGTATTGACCCCTATATTTTTGAATCGGAGGATTTATGGTTTATATATGTTCTTTTCTTTTACATTAagcttcttttttctttattaatgagAATATTGTAGAACTTATAAAAGCAATAAACATTTAATTGGATTAAAATTTTGATCTTATTTACCATTtgctaactttttatttattgtttgtttgtttaattattgttagtttttattgtaattattgatagagttttattaataattaattcagaGCAAGTCTttgctatattcattcattcattcattttcttttcggcttagtccctgtattaatctggggtcgccacagtggaatgaaccaccaacttatccagcatttgttttatgcaacggatgcccttccagctgcaacccatcactgggaaacacatacacacttattcacagacacatacactacggacaatttagccttcccaattcacctgtactgcatgtctttggactgtgggggaaaccggagcacccggaggaaacccacgcgaatgcagggagaacatgcaaactccacatagaaacgtcaactgacccagccgaggctgaaaccagcgaccttcttgctgtgaggcgacagcactacctactgcgccgctgcATCGCctctttgttatattatattataatataattttattttatatattttaaagcctagcaccttaattttatttattattattattattattattattattattattattgttatggggcctcacggtggcacagtgggtagcacaatatcctcacagcaaaaaggtctctggttcgaccctcggctgggtcagttggcatttctgagttttgcatgttctcccagtcttggcgtgggtttcctccgggtgctccggtacaggtaaattgggtaagctaaagttttccgtagtgtatgtgtgtgaatgagtgtgtatggatgatatatatatacacacacggctgaaaacagaattattagcccccctgaattattagaccccctgtttatttttttccctattttctgtttaacggagagaagattttttcaacacatttctaataactgatttattttatctttgccatgatgacagtaaatattttatgagaaatatttcaagacacttctatacagcttaaagtgacatttaaaggcttaacttggtgaattaggttaactaggcaggttagggtaattaggcaagttattgtataatgatgtttttttctgtagactatcgaaaaaatatatagcttaaaggggctaataatattgtcctttaaaatgatgtttaaaaaatttaaaactggttttattttagccgaaacaaatcaaataagactttctccagatgaaaaaaatattatcagacatactgtgaaaaattccttgctcttttaaacattatttgggaaatatttttaaaagaattaaaaaattcaaagggtgtgtatatttatattatattatattatattatattatattatattatattatattatattatattatattatattatattatattatattatattatattatattatattatatttaaatgtaattaaacatatattttcaaaatattgtctaaatgatattattaaataagTCTTCAAATGTAACcaaattaaaaaatatcttcATAATAACTTCATATAAAAAAGGGGTAAAGTTGGTTCTATATTTGCAcaatcattcagtgacaactgagctccctatattgtttgtTAACCactctactttgaatatttggcctgaaatcacatgcaagtattacttgaaaacaacatcagcactatttttgactgtaaacaatgttgtactttgatagtcgttggctgctaataggatttccctatttaaaatgtGCAAAGAATGttgaaagtacactgtaaaaaacagggTTTCacgcaattcattcatgttgtcctaacacaaattcaTAAAGTTAACAAACtgaggtggattgaacataaaacaattaagttgtcccaaaaaaatctcaagaattgtgttgtttcagctcattttaaataagtagctcgaacaagcagcaaaaataatttttcaagtgtatattattaaggagaaagtctgaatgtcagaacataaaaccaactttacctcatttacataggctgcgtctgaaatcgcatacttccaaactatatatgctaaaaacagtaaTATGAGCCGAGTAATATGTCTGAATTCAAAGTATTCGATAAaaagtatgcaagaagtaccttAATGacctacttccggtgagattttGAAGTTTTTATTTGTGGTATCCCATAATgcaccatgagagaattcataaatgggagtgaagcaacacagctgatgtgggtaggtcatgtgataatgacaaatgatCGTGGATGTCGTACGTCCGagatccattcatactactcacattcaaactatatagaacatacttttcataacggtcgtgtagtaaattcaaatgtattacATACTCAAGCAGCAGCCGATTTTGGACGCAGCAAGAGTCTTGTATTGTGTGGACAGCTTGTGTTATGTTCTCTCTTTTTCTGTAGATCCACTGGAAGCTGTGCGTATTCTGTCTGCTGTGTGAAGCATATCTGCGCTGGTCTCTCCTGCAGGGCTCTCAGTCCAGCAATGACCCTGCCGATATCATCCGCTACACCAAAGAATGGGAGTTTTACTGCATGTTTGCACTGGCTGCTCTGGGTAAGTCTAGTTTTTTTAGTCCAGTCACTGACACAATGGAGTTATTGAGATGTTGAGCTGATTAGCAGTGTAGTGTATAGGTATTTTTGAAGGTATGATGAAAGGTTTATGGGTTTGCGGTTCTAGTGTTTGTTAGTCAGCATTATTACTGCAGTTTTCAGTTGATTAATTATGTCTCAAGGAACCTTTCTTGttataatgataattttttttttctagattctTTGACTAATTTattagaacagcatttatttgaaatagatttCACTAGATAGATGTTGTTTGGTCAGTCATTCCCTTTAGTCATTTAATGATTGAAAGTATAGGGAAAAAATCTTGCTGAccccatattttaaaaaatatgtattattctcTTTTACATTACGCAATTTTTCTTGATTAATGAGGACATTACAAGGCTCATAAAAAGAATAAACATTTaccttaataaaacattttaatttgcaaactttttatttattgtttgtttgtttgtttgttcaattaTTTGTAGAATTTTGTTAGtagtttattatgttattaattttattatttttgtttacgattattattatacatatatagatggatggatggataaataaatagatatgtgCATgcatattataggtgggcatcgattagtttttttaatttagattaatctcactgtaatcttggaataaatctagattaatctagattaaaatggctcattgaattctgctgaaggcattcagaatatgtgtgctaccaaataatgactaaatataagaCTTTgggaacgggtttctcaagccaggtggcgcattagaccaggggaaaaacgggagtgttggcaggtatggaaagcacttcacgtaaacaccttaattatattattgtctattagggcaaataactagactacagatgtccatgtaaacgtagtcagtagtgacttcaaagtaagtgaaagatccagaagggcatcctgctgatttgattcagaagggcatttTTTTGTTAGATggctcactggtcaggtatacatccgctctaaaatatcaaggtgaaagtcttcatagcttgcgtagaatagacccagctcccaacccaactttaggaatagattaacggcgatattttttaatcacgcgataagagtctcgcgtttaCAGAGCACGATAACCCCAATAACAGCCCACCACTAATGTATAAATACATGTTTGGTATATAAGCATTTAGAGCAATGTTTATTTCTAATTTATTGTAGAATATTtttctattataatataattattccattctattttttctattattttatattattaaattatattgtgttatatttatttttatttattctattctatttattatatttaattttggcagctagctttctgcaactctcacatagtcgcccactgaagctaagcagggctgcgcctggtcagtacctggatgggagaccacatggtaaAGCcactggaagtggtgttagtgaggctagcAGGGAGCGCTtaatctgcagtctgtgtgggtcctaatgccccagtagaGTGaatgggactctatactgctcagtgagcatcttcttttacatgagacattaaaccgagattctgactctctgtggtcgtgaaTCCCatgatgtccttcgaaaaagattaggggtttaaccccggcatcctggccaaatttgcccactgatctctgtccatcatggccacctaaccatcctcatatcataattggcttcatcactctgtctcctctccaccaatcagctggtgtgtggtgtgtggtctggcacaatatggctgctgtcgcgtcatccaggtggatgctgcaaactggtggtggatgaggagattccccttattgtgtaaagcgatttgagcgtctagaaaagtgctatataaatgtaaagaattatattatattatattatattatattatattatattatattatattatattatattatattatattatattatattatattatattatattatattatattatattaaaattgtaagaaggtcgctggttcgaacctcggctgggtcagttggcatttttgtgtggagtgtgtatgttctccccgtgctcgcgtaggtttcccctgggtgctccgatttcccccacaagtccaaagacatatggtacaggtgaattgggtaagctaaattgtctgtagtgtatgtgtgtgaatgagagtgta
Above is a genomic segment from Danio aesculapii chromosome 20, fDanAes4.1, whole genome shotgun sequence containing:
- the arv1 gene encoding protein ARV1; protein product: MAPGVFKCVECNEDANELHRDYSNGILKITICSSCKKPVDKYIEYDPVIILIDATLCKIQAFRHILFNTEINIHWKLCVFCLLCEAYLRWSLLQGSQSSNDPADIIRYTKEWEFYCMFALAALELTVYFVGVLVILWTVQCFSGTSLQFAPLLKALLLSSYGKVLLIPAVIWEHDFSPLCFSLIRLFVLTSNSQAIRVILNCSRRLSLLAVCGGLLLEMWVTQAVKTLQVCSQDYLSML